A region of the Scatophagus argus isolate fScaArg1 chromosome 6, fScaArg1.pri, whole genome shotgun sequence genome:
CGGTGCCTTTGAGTTCAGCTCCactaaaacaaaaccagaaaactgTGCTGAGCTCAGCAGAGTTCAACTGGTTCCCAGTTTAACTGTTTAACAGCAGACCCAGTGAACACCAGTCAGCCGAGAGACGAAAGGTCGTATGTCTGTCTTAAAGTTTTTATCCCAGTAATAAATTTAACGCATTTAATTATTAGTTCCTTTGAGTGATTCTGTGTCTACCTGTTTAGGTGTACACGTGTGGACATTAAAATCTGACTTTATGCTCCTTCTCTGACCCTCTTAACATGAAACAACCTCTCAGCTGAAACAGAGTTCATTTCTCACAGTCAGAGTCTGAAGAGACAAAAATCCTACAAGCTGAGTGGTTTACCTAAACCCAGTGAAGAAGATGCAGCACGGGGGCCAAGTAAAGTCCAAGACCGTGTTCTGGAGTTAAGTCTGTTAACTGTAAATCCTGTCTGTCcgtaaaacagaaacacatttgtcatCAGGACATCAGCTCTGTTGGCTCACTCCACCATGTTGAACAAAGCCGTTTCAGTAGCAGCGAGCTAACAGCTAGCGGCTAACTCATGTGATGTCCACAGatgaacagcagctctgtgacgCTGACACTCAAACATCCAGAGCATGTCGGAGGCCTGAAGCAAAACCTTAGAGACCCGCCAGAGTCCAGCAGGGCCTAGCGGGGTCCAGCAGGTCCTGCTGATGCTAACAGCAGTATGAGATCATTAGATCTTACAGCTAATGTCCGtattgtgtgttcatgtgatgtttggaacaaacaaacacaaacggTCCAGTGGTCAAATTTATGCAGGTGAGACGAGGTGGAAATCTGAAATCTGAGCACAGCTTTAATGCTTCCTCACTTCAGTTCCCTCATATTTTACTGAGAGCGTTTCATCAGTCCGTCTGAAACGTACGTGATGCTGTGACTTCCTGTCCGTGTTCGAAGATAAATCGATCAACAAACCGTGACCCCACCCACACCACTGACCTCATGGGCGAGGCCGCCGCCCCCCCAGTGTCAGAGATGAATTACTGACTGGATGGTCTGTTGCAGTGATGCAGACTTTACTGATCCAACACCTCCTGTGGATGTAATTCAGAGCTGAAAAACTGTGTCCTTAAGCCTGAATCTTTGcagtttaatgtattttgtCTTGCTTGATATGTGTATTGGTGAAGTCTGTCCTcacgtgtctgtctgtctctcagggtgagtgaagctctctgtcagcaGGATcggctgcagctcctctcagtGAGTCCAGTTTACATACTGTCAGTGAACACACCACCTCAACACAcatgtttaaacacacacatgtactgtatgattACACCGGTGCGTATGAGAGTCAACCTCTGACTGcagcagatattttaaaacTCCAGACACACCCTGAACCCTGtgagctgatctgaggtctgtTTCAGTGCTCTTTCACTAATGCACTTAttgatccacacacacacacacactcttatctACTTCCAGTGTAACTCAATCATCCTGCTGTGAATCAGAACGCTGAATCACATTTGTTCTTGTGACTCGTTTGCTTCTTGGCccagtaaaacacacagtttaGACGTTGTAAAAGGTTTTCTTAGGTTAATTGAAGTGTTTTCACTTCGCAGGCTGTACACACAGGGTGAAACATCTGAACATGTTGAGGTCTTGAATCCGTGACGAGTCTGCTGAGGTGCAAGAACCTCCAGTGGCTGAGATCAACTGAGGTGGAATGAATGAAAGCATTTCAGGTGTCTCAtgtttcagctcagttcagttgTCAGCGTGTGTGAAAGTAGCTGAAGAAAATGATGTGTGTTCAGCAGCTAATGAAATGTAACTGACTTCGTTGGCTCCCGAACACACACCATTTTCCCCTATCACCTGTCAAAAAATCACAGTCGTGTGTTTCGGTAAATGTTAGCTGTAATGACAGGTGCCAGGTGAGAGCAGTTGAAGTGTCAGGTGATGTCTCACAGGTGAGAGCAGCTGAAGTGTCAGGTGATGTCTAACAGGTGAGAGCAGCTGAAGTGTCAGGTGATGTCTCACAGGACGATACCTTCCAGCCTCCTCGTGCTCGGAGCTttaactgtttctgtgtgtcgCACTCTGTTTCCCATGATGCATCAGGAGAAGAGGAAGTGGCAGACTGAGATAGAGAACAAGAAGCGGCAGCTGGAGGACGACAGGAGAGCTCTGCAGCACCTGAAGGTGAGACGGGTTGATGGGTCGGATCTCTGCTGAGAAACCCTGTCCGGTctggttcttcttcttcctgaCTGGGACACCATCACGCTGTATAAACCACATGACCGTTCGGAGTGGACTTGATCTTCTTATGCTAACTGTGTGAACGGCAATGTTGTGCTAATTTCTAACTGCCTGAACAGCCATAGTGAAAAGGAAATGATAATTCAGTCTTATCATTAGTTTGAAAAGGCCTCGTGTGCAGTTTTAGGACACacctgccagccaatcagagatcAGGATTTCTTCTGACTGTAGCGCGTTTCTCTAATCTACCCGCCAAAGTCACGTTCTTCTTCAACCTCCTGTGTATTTATCATCTATAATCCATAAATAAACATGCCATagctgcttttaaaatgtttaagaaTGTCATAACTTCTCctataaaataagaaataataaatgttaaaaacaatataaaccTGCTAATGAGCACGGCCAGTAAACCTACAGCCCTTTGTAGCCTTGGCTGTATTGTTTAGAGCcagtgaaagtgtttttttataGTGTAAggatatttttacagtgtacatCCAGAGGTGTGGTGACCCTGAGCTTGACGAGGCTGTGAACAGCTGCAGAGTAAAAATATCTGCAGCAGATCTCAGATCAGCTGGTTTTAGTGCAGGAACGACAGAAACGCTGCGACTGCTTTCGCTCGCAGACTCTCAGCCGCTACTTTAAAATAACTCTGATTATTCTTAACGCAGCTGTTCACGTCTGATCACACGACACCttcagacacagaaacacgTCAGCTTCAAATATCAACTCATCTGGAGTCAGTGAAGAACTGAGGAGAAACTGATGCCGCAGAGGCCAACACTGACCTGAATCAAGCTGTCAGTGTGGGAGCAGTTTTAAAAGTTACTAATCACATGAGTGGTGCTGCACATGTTGGACACATACAAGCTGGTAACAAAACCTGTTTCTGTACGACCAAACTGAAAACccaaaattaaagttaaaaactaaaactcatAATAAGCATCTTTCTTtctattgttattatattattcaaTTGTTAAACAGTGTATGAcctaaaacaaaactgtaacgCTAAAATGCTGTGCAGGACGTatacatataacatataaatatacaacataacataaatgaACATCCTAGCAATGAGGTGCCCACGGCGACATAAACTAACATTGTGTTGTTACTCTTCTTaccagaagggggagacaaaagccCATCACAGCCAGTTTAAAGTTTGACCTGATTGTAGTAGTGACATCAGTTTATCTCAGCTGTTATGATAATTcaagctttcttttttattctgtcaATAATTAAATATCGTCaaccatgaaaatgaaaatttgatttaaaattgtttgtttgctcattGATCATgttcacacaaatgaaaaactaaattttAAACTTGACCGAGTGACCGTGTATTCATAACTTGATCTTTGTGCCACATTACTGATCATTTTAATGCTTTGAAAAAGGGCCAACGCAGCATgaatgtgtttcctgtctgtgctcAGTCGAAGGCTCTGAGGGAGCGCTGGCTACTGGATGGAGCGCCATCTGCTGGACCAGAGCAGGATGAAGTGAAGAGACAACTGGAGCAGGACGAGGCCAAGACCAGGACCCTGGAGGACACCATCAACAGGTCTGATCTAAAACCAGGAGTCGTTTCTGCTTTGTTGTTCCGACTTGAGGCCGCGTTCCCAGAGGAAACTCGTTTCACAGTTACAACAAAGTCGACTGAAGACATCAGCATCTCTGATTTCCAGCCAGAGTAAACATCCAAAGAATTTATTGTGTGCCTTTGATGGTTCCAGGTTGGAGAAGGAGCTCCTCATTTTGGAAACAGGCGGAGTGTGTCAGACCATAACACACACTACTGTgagtacacactcacacagttgGTTTACTGCTTCCCGCTGGGTTCTGTAGCTCGAATCAGATTAAACCAGCCAAATTACAGTGGTTAGGTGACCGatgctgtctgctctgctgcctgtaGGTGGCGCTAGCAGTTTGGCAGACTGTAGTTTATCATTTTGGCGTGTTTCCTGTTGGACTACAGTGACTTCATCTCCCTGTCTTTGTGCTTGCAGGTGTCATCAGGATCAGTTAAAGGtaaatttcttcttctctggatgtttttgtgtcgttgttctctttcctctcatcgTGTCTCTGTCATCAGCTgtagaggtcaaaggtcacagcaTCCGTCAGCAGGACACACCTGCAGCTCATGTCGTCCAAGGTGAGACTCTGTTGGACTCTGTTCTGATGGGTCCTGTCACTGTAAATTCAACACAGTAATCAGATTACAGATCACATTAAAGAAGTCAGATTATTTTGATGTGATTGCTGTAACCAGAACACTGGTGGTCGGATTATGATAGTAGGATCGTGGTTAGCTTACACGAGTCATATTATCAGTACTGTAGTCACGTTATAAAAATCTGGTTATTGTAATCATAATCAGATTATCATATGCAGGCTGTTGTAATCAGATTATGCTGAGTTAATGGATCAGAGAGGAATCAGTAAAGTGTTCTGATGACCTCACAATCAGAGCTTCAGTTTTTGCTCTGTCTCTGTGCCCGCCTCCTTTCTTTCCCATGAGCCCTTGCAGAGGTCAAAGTTCACAAAAGCCCTCGAATGAACAAACCAAGAGAGGCGGCTGACGAGATGAAGAGAGGTGAGTCAtagaagaagaaacagacaaacagatgggGCGCCAGGACAGAAAACTCTTCATCACTCAGTTTGTTGATGTCCTACCTGAAGTTAGCGTGgagttctgattggctggttggGTTCATCGTCACAGCAGCTGCGCTTACAGCGAGAGAGAAGCCGctgatcacttcctgtttacttgATGTGTCACCGTATTTACTGTTTGTCTCTAAATAATACAAAACCAAAGAAACGCATCAGTCAGCATCTGTGGTTCGAGGTGTTCAAACCCTGAACCCACGATACTGAGGGCTGCAGCCAACAACCAAACCCCCATAAGTTCGCCGATAAGTTCGCCGATAAGTTTGCCGTTAACTCTGGGTTCGACTAACTTCCACTCACTGAGCCTCCAAACTCTGCCAACCTCAGGTACATCATgtgacaggaaaaggaaaagttcGGGATCATGTGTATCATTTaacctcctgtctgtctctaacaactgtctgtctgtctgtctgtccgtccctccctgtgtgtgtgagtgtgtcagccTTAATGTCTCATGTTTAATCCACATGTCATGTTTGCtctccatctttatttttgtgcCTTAAATGAGCAGCAggatggctgagtgtgtgtttgttttgttgacccTGTGTGACCGCCTCTATACCCCCACCCTCCTTCTCCAGCCATGTACTCGGTGGAGATTAAAGTAGAGCGGGACAAAGTGACGGGGGAAACCAGGGTTCTGTCTACTAACACCACACTTCCTGTTGACCTTTCTCACCAAGGGGTCAAAGTTTACGAGGACGAGCAGAAAGGTGATGTCagcaaattcaaaacaaaatacagctgGTTTTAGTGGAGGTTACCTGCTGAACTACTGTAGAGGGCGGTAAAATCCTTTTTGAACCAAGACGTTTTCCAGTTTTAAAGAAGTAA
Encoded here:
- the palm1a gene encoding paralemmin 1a isoform X2, with translation MEVSEALCQQDRLQLLSEKRKWQTEIENKKRQLEDDRRALQHLKSKALRERWLLDGAPSAGPEQDEVKRQLEQDEAKTRTLEDTINRLEKELLILETGGVCQTITHTTVSSGSVKAVEVKGHSIRQQDTPAAHVVQEVKVHKSPRMNKPREAADEMKRAMYSVEIKVERDKVTGETRVLSTNTTLPVDLSHQGVKVYEDEQKVVHEMNGEDGVQLLSSSEVEELIHKADEASMMSQTVATVTSLPTAEVQEEAGPEQPPPIAAEITGLEAKAGGEPNVAEATAENPITMVFMGYQNVEDEDETKKVLGLQGTVKAELVLIEDANGKTSPGEEKKETAAVSPPASAAPPSPTKPPEAATAVASNGETAGEAEGVKGKAVEIKKEKQPCKCCSIM
- the palm1a gene encoding paralemmin 1a isoform X1 — translated: MSHRTIPSSLLVLGALTVSVCRTLFPMMHQEKRKWQTEIENKKRQLEDDRRALQHLKSKALRERWLLDGAPSAGPEQDEVKRQLEQDEAKTRTLEDTINRLEKELLILETGGVCQTITHTTVSSGSVKAVEVKGHSIRQQDTPAAHVVQEVKVHKSPRMNKPREAADEMKRAMYSVEIKVERDKVTGETRVLSTNTTLPVDLSHQGVKVYEDEQKVVHEMNGEDGVQLLSSSEVEELIHKADEASMMSQTVATVTSLPTAEVQEEAGPEQPPPIAAEITGLEAKAGGEPNVAEATAENPITMVFMGYQNVEDEDETKKVLGLQGTVKAELVLIEDANGKTSPGEEKKETAAVSPPASAAPPSPTKPPEAATAVASNGETAGEAEGVKGKAVEIKKEKQPCKCCSIM
- the palm1a gene encoding paralemmin 1a isoform X3, whose protein sequence is MSHRTIPSSLLVLGALTVSVCRTLFPMMHQEKRKWQTEIENKKRQLEDDRRALQHLKSKALRERWLLDGAPSAGPEQDEVKRQLEQDEAKTRTLEDTINRLEKELLILETGGVCQTITHTTVSSGSVKAVEVKGHSIRQQDTPAAHVVQAMYSVEIKVERDKVTGETRVLSTNTTLPVDLSHQGVKVYEDEQKVVHEMNGEDGVQLLSSSEVEELIHKADEASMMSQTVATVTSLPTAEVQEEAGPEQPPPIAAEITGLEAKAGGEPNVAEATAENPITMVFMGYQNVEDEDETKKVLGLQGTVKAELVLIEDANGKTSPGEEKKETAAVSPPASAAPPSPTKPPEAATAVASNGETAGEAEGVKGKAVEIKKEKQPCKCCSIM